Proteins found in one Aneurinibacillus uraniidurans genomic segment:
- a CDS encoding cytochrome ubiquinol oxidase subunit I produces the protein MDDLQLARAMFGTTMAFHIIFATLGVGLPFMILTAELMARWRKDKDYNIMARRWTKVVAILLGVGIPSGTIAGVQLSLLWPGFMEIVGKVIALPFQIEIFAFLLEALFMSIYVYAYDRLTSSMRITTVTLVAIGALASAVLITNVHTFEGTPTGFRIENGAVVDVDPWKGFFNPTFAVSAVHVWFSAYMTGAFAVASTAAYKMLKKRGIVAEFTFHRKALMLSLALGGIFSLLTALNGHESAQSLHKHQPEKLAAAEGLFETQRYAPLTLFGYTDREAQRVKYGIEMPWMLSFLAGNRFDTEVKGLNEFPEATWPPLYIHTLFNVMVMIGSLLIVLSLAGFFWRHGLKREMFPRWLMAIFIASGPLAMIGIEFGWIFACTGRQPWVLYRVMLTADSMTRSSNIGLLFMLFVIVYVILAVATILVLRYYFRRHPLTNELSASGAA, from the coding sequence ATGGATGATCTTCAATTAGCTCGTGCGATGTTTGGTACGACAATGGCTTTCCATATTATTTTTGCCACGCTCGGTGTTGGCTTGCCATTTATGATTCTGACAGCGGAGCTGATGGCGCGGTGGCGCAAGGATAAAGATTATAACATTATGGCACGACGCTGGACGAAGGTGGTTGCAATTCTGCTTGGTGTCGGGATTCCATCAGGTACGATTGCCGGCGTACAGTTGTCGCTCTTATGGCCGGGGTTTATGGAGATTGTCGGGAAAGTAATTGCGCTTCCTTTTCAGATTGAAATTTTTGCGTTCTTGCTGGAAGCGTTATTCATGTCGATTTATGTGTATGCGTATGACCGACTTACAAGTTCGATGCGTATTACAACAGTTACATTAGTAGCAATTGGGGCGCTGGCCTCGGCTGTGCTGATTACGAATGTCCATACGTTTGAAGGAACGCCAACAGGCTTTCGGATTGAGAATGGAGCGGTCGTCGATGTTGACCCGTGGAAAGGCTTTTTTAACCCAACGTTCGCAGTGAGTGCGGTGCATGTGTGGTTCTCGGCGTATATGACGGGAGCATTTGCGGTTGCATCTACAGCGGCATATAAAATGCTGAAAAAGCGAGGGATTGTAGCAGAGTTTACGTTTCATCGTAAAGCGCTCATGTTATCGCTTGCTCTCGGGGGCATATTCTCGTTGCTAACAGCGCTGAACGGGCATGAATCAGCGCAGTCGCTGCATAAGCACCAGCCTGAGAAGCTGGCCGCGGCGGAAGGATTATTTGAAACACAGCGGTATGCACCGCTAACTCTTTTCGGATATACCGATCGAGAAGCGCAGAGGGTGAAGTACGGGATTGAAATGCCATGGATGCTCAGTTTCTTAGCAGGCAATCGATTCGACACGGAGGTAAAGGGGTTGAATGAGTTTCCTGAAGCTACCTGGCCGCCGCTCTACATTCATACGTTATTTAATGTTATGGTCATGATTGGTAGCTTGCTCATTGTGTTGTCACTAGCCGGGTTCTTCTGGCGGCATGGGCTGAAGCGGGAGATGTTTCCGCGCTGGTTGATGGCGATCTTTATTGCATCAGGACCTCTTGCCATGATCGGCATTGAATTTGGCTGGATTTTTGCCTGTACAGGTCGCCAGCCATGGGTATTGTACCGGGTAATGCTGACGGCGGACTCGATGACTCGCTCTAGCAATATTGGGCTGTTATTTATGCTTTTTGTCATCGTGTACGTCATCCTAGCTGTCGCGACAATTCTTGTGCTGCGCTACTATTTCCGCCGCCATCCACTTACAAATGAATTAAGTGCATCTGGTGCGGCGTAA
- a CDS encoding sigma 54-interacting transcriptional regulator, protein MLVFTEENIRNIHTVSIDTTLVQAQKTFDELHEPVLFVKNKEKLLGYVRAHDVVIETESDMDAEPLTLLHANIVPIHFACHVYCDVAVSDVFKLLGEEIVIVRNHHDEVCGYLQREDILIELLRQDDHNIDLFRTILASIPMGIFVVDKQGDIINHNDAGLRMIRCEGQKLPSRRATDIFGAEQISYVLSNGKAILNQLHVTQEMGILADYSPILSVDHEVKGIVIVVQDLPMIEDMVMELDYVKNLNKDLKAILSTIYDEILVVNHKGELIRFSDNNTLHAQAANDLGTGSLVGKNVLEMEDQGTFNPSVTRLVLERKRKVSIIQDMENGRKMLAVGNPIFDEDGNIERIVIASRDITETTRLKSELREMKKLSRQYKEELESLKSRHTLNRSVVYCSPKIDRIIREIEKIARFSSTVLLTGESGVGKEVFAKAIHQLGSRANEPFLKINCGAIPEHLLESELFGYEKGAFTGADPKGKVGYFQKADKGVLFLDEIGEMPLSLQVKLLRVLQEREVIPVGSTQPIPIDVQIVAATNKNLEKLVEERKFREDLFYRLNVIPIHIPPLRERPEDIPVLAYSFLQRLNEAHGRDIQLSPDALNLLEVYSWPGNVRELQNIIERAVVTTEDEIIAGEHVNQFLQWKRAAVKVRPIITSLIPLQEALDDVEEQLIILAMERYKTTTMAARALGISQSSVSRKYQKILQKQAGLRA, encoded by the coding sequence ACTGAATCAGATATGGACGCTGAACCACTTACCCTTCTGCATGCGAACATCGTTCCGATTCATTTCGCCTGCCATGTGTACTGTGATGTGGCCGTATCTGATGTGTTCAAGCTGCTTGGAGAAGAAATTGTCATTGTAAGAAATCATCATGATGAAGTATGTGGCTACTTGCAGCGGGAAGATATTCTGATTGAGCTTCTGCGACAGGATGACCATAACATCGATTTGTTCCGCACCATCCTGGCTTCAATTCCGATGGGGATTTTTGTAGTGGATAAGCAGGGAGACATTATTAATCATAATGATGCCGGTCTGCGTATGATCCGGTGCGAAGGACAGAAACTGCCGAGCCGACGGGCCACCGATATTTTCGGGGCAGAACAGATCTCATACGTGCTATCAAATGGGAAAGCAATTCTCAATCAGCTTCATGTAACACAAGAGATGGGGATTCTGGCCGACTATAGTCCGATTCTGAGCGTTGATCACGAGGTGAAGGGTATTGTGATCGTCGTTCAGGATTTGCCGATGATCGAAGACATGGTTATGGAACTTGACTATGTGAAAAACTTGAATAAAGATTTGAAAGCGATTTTATCGACCATTTATGACGAGATTCTCGTCGTCAATCATAAAGGGGAATTGATTCGCTTTAGCGATAATAATACGCTGCATGCACAGGCGGCAAACGACCTTGGTACCGGGAGTCTCGTTGGCAAAAATGTGCTGGAGATGGAAGATCAAGGGACGTTCAATCCGTCTGTTACTCGGCTGGTCTTAGAACGCAAGCGGAAGGTCTCGATCATTCAAGATATGGAGAATGGACGCAAAATGCTCGCAGTGGGCAATCCGATTTTTGATGAAGATGGGAACATCGAGCGTATCGTAATCGCATCGCGGGATATTACCGAGACGACCCGTCTTAAGTCGGAGCTGCGGGAGATGAAGAAGCTGTCGCGGCAGTATAAGGAAGAGCTAGAGAGCTTAAAGAGCCGCCATACGCTGAATCGAAGTGTTGTGTACTGTAGTCCGAAGATTGACCGGATTATACGAGAAATTGAAAAAATTGCTCGTTTCTCTTCTACGGTATTGCTGACGGGAGAATCGGGAGTAGGGAAAGAAGTTTTTGCCAAAGCAATTCACCAGCTTGGTTCTCGTGCGAATGAGCCATTCTTGAAAATAAATTGTGGTGCGATCCCTGAACACTTGCTGGAAAGCGAATTGTTTGGGTATGAGAAGGGAGCGTTCACGGGAGCTGACCCGAAAGGCAAGGTGGGCTATTTCCAGAAGGCAGATAAAGGGGTACTGTTCCTTGATGAGATTGGAGAAATGCCGCTGTCGTTGCAAGTGAAGCTCCTGCGTGTTCTACAGGAGCGAGAAGTCATCCCAGTTGGCAGCACACAGCCGATTCCGATTGATGTACAAATTGTAGCGGCAACGAATAAAAACCTGGAGAAACTCGTAGAAGAGCGCAAATTCCGCGAAGATCTGTTTTATCGTCTGAATGTCATTCCGATTCATATCCCACCGTTACGGGAGCGGCCGGAAGATATTCCGGTGCTGGCGTATTCATTTCTGCAGCGGCTGAATGAGGCGCACGGACGTGACATTCAGCTTAGTCCAGATGCACTTAATTTGCTGGAAGTGTATTCGTGGCCGGGGAATGTACGGGAATTGCAAAATATTATTGAACGCGCGGTCGTAACTACTGAGGATGAAATCATTGCAGGGGAGCATGTGAATCAGTTTCTGCAGTGGAAGCGGGCTGCAGTTAAAGTGCGTCCGATTATTACGAGTCTCATTCCGCTTCAAGAGGCGCTTGATGATGTGGAGGAGCAGCTAATCATTCTGGCAATGGAACGGTACAAAACAACCACCATGGCGGCTCGGGCACTTGGAATTAGCCAATCGTCCGTAAGTCGCAAGTACCAAAAAATTCTTCAGAAGCAAGCGGGACTTCGAGCGTGA